In the genome of Dermacentor silvarum isolate Dsil-2018 chromosome 1, BIME_Dsil_1.4, whole genome shotgun sequence, one region contains:
- the LOC125942469 gene encoding uncharacterized protein LOC125942469 — protein sequence MASPQEADEETKAALERRATGGFSRAPPGLEEHEKESASSSDQLSIQDLVEQQLGMRKSTHSERNQECRQELNVSQRDEDTVNESQLLARERFCSLRSTPKNQASQFSNTAGSIQARSSSAASSDSLSWPEPKGLLLPVGFLQQSRIDLGTISLGVPQNVILLLVNMTEKKRRYRIQQLHSSIGGRVPNEFETVTAEFSGQHTVAGGCVAKIQGSFLSLSPGAVEITVGLVAEDNAGGGDQNQPTVIMVAQVEPPCIIMEPCHTTNFEGLHLEAEQSSETSSASQEVTVLTKGPTLCPP from the exons GGATTCTCCCGAGCACCTCCTGGCCTCGAAGAGCACGAAAAGGAGTCGGCATCATCATCTGATCAATTGTCTATACAAGACCTCGTCGAGCAACAGCTTGGAATGAGGAAGTCCACCCACAGTGAACGGAATCAAG AATGTAGACAAGAGCTCAACGTTTCCCAAAGAGATGAGGACACGGTGAACGAGAGTCAATTACTGGCCAGGGAGCGGTTTTGTTCTTTGAGAAGCACTCCCAAGAACCAGGCAAGCCAGTTCTCCAACACAGCTGGCAGCATCCAAGCCCGTTCAAGCAGCGCAGCGTCCTCAGACTCACTGTCATGGCCAGAACCAAAAG GCCTGCTGCTTCCAGTGGGCTTTCTTCAGCAATCAAGAATCGATCTTGGTACAATTTCTCTGGGAGTGCCGCAGAATGTTATTCTTTTATTGGTAAATATGACAGAAAAAAAACGGCGTTACCGAATTCAACAGCTTCACTCAAGCATTGGTGGGCGCGTACCCAACGAATTTGAGACTGTCACCGCCGAATTTTCAGGCCAGCACACCGTGGCTGGTGGATGTGTTGCTAAAATTCAG ggctCTTTCCTTTCCTTGAGTCCTGGGGCTGTTGAAATCACGGTCGGCCTTGTGGCCGAGGACAACGCTGGCGGTGGGGATCAAAACCAACCCACCGTGATTATGGTAGCTCAGGTAGAGCCGCCATGCATTATCATGGAGCCTTGCCACACCACAAACTTCGAAGGTCTGCATTTGGAAGCGGAACAAAGCAGCGAAACCAGCAGTGCCAGCCAGGAAGTCACGGTTCTCACAAAAGGTCCAACGCTATGCCCTCCATAG
- the LOC119446240 gene encoding uncharacterized protein LOC119446240: MKANIAGKDINLKIDTGSQANLMPLSLYRKIQACPVKARNAVLRSYNGGIIKQLGTFSSHVTIGDRSVCTDFFVIKKDALLGLKAAVDLGLIKRNVDAVTNNSASAIVDEFPQLFQGTGRLQREYRITLREGAVPVIQPARRVPLALREPLRAELQRMEAEGIIQKEQRLRSHKGKTWTRKAKVLGSAGPRSFHVRTEDRNILRRNREHLLETSEPFEDTSDEDYDEEQALYSS; encoded by the exons ATGAAAGCGAATATTGCAGGCAAGGACATCAACTTGAAGATCGACACAGGGTCCCAAGCAAACTTGATGCCACTGTCGCTTTACCGGAAAATTCAAGCCTGTCCAGTGAAAGCACGCAACGCGGTTCTACGATCGTATAACGGCGGCATCATCAAACAGCTTGGCACATTTTCGTCGCACGTGACCATTGGTGACCGGAGCGTCTGCACAGACTTCTTCGTGATTAAGAAAGACGCCCTCCTGGGTCTGAAAGCCGCGGTGGACCTGGGGCTGATCAAACGGAACGTTGATGCCGTAACAAACAACAGCGCCTCCGCGATCGTCGATGAATTTCCGCAGCTTTTTCAAGGAACAGGCCGTCTACAACGCGAGTACAGGATCACCCTTCGCGAGGGTGCTGTGCCCGTCATCCAGCCAGCCAGACGAGTGCCTTTGGCGCTGCGAGAACCTCTGCGCGCAGAACTACAGCGAATGGAAGCGGAAGGCATCATTCAAAAA GAGCAACGACTCCGTTCGCATAAGGGAAAGACATGGACAAGAAAAGCCAAGGTTCTTGGATCAGCGGGGCCTCGTTCCTTCCATGTGCGAACAGAAGACCGGAACATCCTGCGCCGCAATCGGGAGCACCTCTTGGAAACGAGCGAGCCCTTTGAGGACACCTCCGACGAAGATTACGACGAAGAGCAG GCGCTGTAcagcagttga
- the LOC119446248 gene encoding uncharacterized protein LOC119446248: MATQNEPRVLFCGYRRISNVQEYFKRSSLLRGGDLYAANHVYCVREELDSAVGPSEILGKCVAQMKSVEYEVRLELSAHERKIVQAYCTCKAGCRGWCKHGAALALYVNNHQHTSCTDLPCAWQKPSTRPTLDTKKSISELFPSRPIIKPILRPLSPTVVHSQFPDVNCAFRHVINFEESCAIEAPDAVVAVAAKQVDESHSDLVKNIFNNVRQLHHNFGVSTTLPLRLTKCDMLSTLSAKEKCFYQSVVSKSMDEVVEIALATRRQASVTRFVVILYYYCIHLCFLCFLLLMSISNHRWLMFPAITTTYGLWCMKWNAMKPCLNSDTTQCFSKHNWGVARGWYIRASVTPK, encoded by the exons ATGGCAACGCAAAACGAGCCTCGCGTGCTGTTTTGCGGCTACAGACGAATATCAAACGTTCAGGAGTACTTCAAACGAAGTAGTTTGCTTCGCGGTGGCGACTTGTACGCCGCTAATCACGTTTACTGCGTGAGAGAAGAACTCGACAGTGCCGTCGGTCCGTCGGAAATCTTAGGAAAATGCGTCGCACAAATGAAGAGCGTGGAGTACGAAGTGCGTTTAGAG TTATCAGCGCACGAAAGAAAAATTGTGCAAGCTTATTGCACCTGCAAGGCTGGATGTCGAGGCTGGTGCAAGCACGGCGCGGCGCTGGCCCTGTATGTCAACAACCACCAACACACGTCGTGTACTGACCTGCCGTGTGCTTGGCAGAAGCCATCGACCCGCCCAACGCTTGACACAAAGAAGTCCATCAGTGAACTATTCCCGA GTCGTCCCATCATAAAGCCAATCCTGAGGCCCCTCAGCCCGACAGTGGTGCACAGCCAGTTTCCCGACGTGAACTGCGCGTTCAGGCATGTCATCAATTTTGAAGAGAGTTGTGCGATTGAGGCACCTGATGCTGTTGTCGCCGTTGCTGCCAAGCAAGTTGACGAGTCGCACAGCGACCTTGTAAAAAACATATTTAATAATGTGCGGCAGCTTCACCATAACTTTGGAGTTTCAACAACATTACCTCTGAGGCTCACAAAGTGTGACATGTTGTCCACGCTCTCAGCAAAGGAAAAATGCTTTTATCAGAGTGTGGTAAGCAAAAGCATGGATGAGGTTGTTGAAATTGCTTTAGCAACAAGGCGGCAAGCATCAGTGACAAGGTTTGTTGtcatattatattattattgtaTCCACTTGTGTTTCTTGTGTTTCCTCTTATTGATGAGCATATCTAATCACAGATGGCTAATGTTCCCTGCCATCACGACCACTTATGGTCTTTGGTGCATGAAATGGAATGCCATGAAACCCTGCTTGAATTCAGACACAACACAGTGCTTCAGCAAACACAACTGGGGTGTGGCCAGAGGGTGGTACATCAGGGCAAGTGTCACtcccaaataa
- the LOC119454441 gene encoding uncharacterized protein LOC119454441 — MQRHCGGGWRNVPVPSAQPRLVAVGGRWQLAAQAVVRGENSRLLSTVACADVIIATRTRPGNCRRCNFIIFLGNRTRLIGDNVGSLPFGATARMEICGNQCNARQSSAVLTLSVTKRARLPAIPPMYQLCFRRVTEEVMQYYRHQSSTDIRGFSDVAQCFKRRHPRARSRRLRIPLRTPRLTSPTKSLHHRKKLAHPHPW, encoded by the exons ATGCAGCGCcactgcggcggcggctggcGAAATGTCCCTGTTCCCTCCGCACAGCCGCGCCTGGTCGCAGTAGGTGGACGATGGCAACTCGCAGCGCAAGCGGTTGTACGCGGCGAAAACAGTCGACTTCTATCTACTGTTGCGTGTGCGGATGTCATAATAGCTACAAGAACACGGCCGGGAAACTGCCGAAGGTGCAATTTTATCATTTTCCTTGGAAATCGTACGAGGCTGATCGGCGACAACGTTGGATCGCTGCCGTTCGGCGCGACCG cCCGAATGGAGATTTGTGGCAACCAGTGCAACGCAAGACAGTCATCTGCAGTGCTCACTTTGTCGGTAACAAAGCGAGCACGATTGCCGGCCATCCCGCCTATGTACCAACTGTGTTTCCGCCGTGTTACAGAAGAAGTGATGCAGTACTACCGGCATCAAAGCTCGACAGATATAAGAG GGTTCAGCGACGTCGCGCAGTGCTTCAAGCGCCGACATCCAAGAGCGCGATCACGGCGACTGCGGATTCCTTTGAGGACTCCTCGATTGACCTCGCCGACGAAATCATTGCATCACCGGAAGAAACTGGCACATCCGCATCCGTGGTGA